From the Quadrisphaera sp. RL12-1S genome, one window contains:
- a CDS encoding SDR family NAD(P)-dependent oxidoreductase, whose product MAVLSDRVAVITGSARGIGAAIAERFVAEGARVVVSDLDETAARATADRIGAVDALGADVRDEEQVRSLFATVAQRHGGVHVVVANAGVGAPVPLLGMDLAAWRAVTSVNLDGVFLTVRYGGEAVAASGGGSVLTLSSVTATTGSPLIAHYAAAKAGVLNLTKTAAVELRSHGVRVNALVPGFIGTELVTRAAPEFEELLGLPEGGFHSVLEQKQGRMGAVEDLVSAAVYLSSDADASWVTGAGLVLDGGLTSSLL is encoded by the coding sequence GTGGCTGTGCTGTCCGACCGCGTCGCCGTCATCACCGGATCCGCCCGAGGCATCGGAGCCGCCATCGCCGAGCGGTTCGTCGCCGAGGGCGCGAGGGTCGTGGTCTCCGACCTCGACGAGACCGCCGCTCGCGCCACCGCCGACCGCATCGGAGCCGTCGACGCCCTCGGCGCCGACGTGCGCGACGAGGAGCAGGTGCGCTCGCTCTTCGCCACGGTCGCCCAGCGCCACGGAGGAGTGCACGTCGTGGTCGCCAACGCCGGGGTCGGAGCTCCGGTGCCCCTGCTCGGCATGGACCTCGCGGCGTGGCGCGCCGTGACCAGCGTCAACCTGGACGGGGTGTTCCTCACCGTCAGGTACGGAGGCGAGGCGGTGGCCGCCTCCGGCGGCGGGTCGGTGCTCACGCTGTCCTCCGTGACGGCGACCACGGGGTCTCCCCTCATCGCCCACTACGCCGCTGCCAAGGCCGGGGTGCTGAACCTGACCAAGACCGCAGCCGTGGAGCTCCGCTCCCACGGCGTCCGCGTCAACGCGCTGGTCCCCGGCTTCATCGGCACCGAGCTGGTCACCCGCGCAGCGCCGGAGTTCGAGGAGCTCCTCGGCCTTCCCGAGGGGGGCTTCCACTCGGTGCTCGAGCAGAAGCAGGGACGGATGGGAGCTGTGGAGGACCTCGTGTCGGCCGCCGTCTACCTGTCCTCGGACGCCGACGCGTCATGGGTCACCGGCGCCGGCCTCGTCCTGGACGGTGGCCTGACGAGCTCCCTGCTGTGA